tcccaGCGATTGGCTCCGCAGCAGTCTATCAAAGAGCGAGCTACACTGTCTCCCATCTCCCCAAAGGCAACACCTCCTCTGACAGACCAAGTTTATATATGTGCCGGCCCATTGTATGTCGATTCCCTGTTTGCAGGGCCCGTCCGACTTTCTCTACATCTCTACCCTCTTTAGAAATATTTTGATCATTGAATACTGATGGCTAAACAGGTTTCTGTTTTCCAtaggttttaatattttattagaaaatggAGAGGGCAGGTTGCAGCTCATCTGCTCTTTGCCCTTTTATCAGGGTACAATTTGTAAAAGGCTCAGGTTTCAGATTGAGCCAGCTTCCAGCAACACAACCCTTGGGGTAAAGGACAAATTTTAGGACAAAAGCGGAACCTTTACATCCCTGTAAACCTCGGGGAGCATGTTAGACGTGAGGTAGAGCAGGTGTAGATCAAGCCCTTTTTACAGTCGAGGACAGTCCAGCTCTCTTACCCACTATGGCTCTGTGTACAGCTTTGTCACACCTGGTGCGCGTAGGTCTCCCTGCTCCTCTAAGACTGTGGCCTCAATCTCCCCATCTTCCTTTATTCTCTGATTCTCTGCCGCCTGCTATTAGATACTATGAAGAAACGCTGATTCGGAGGGGGATATGACATAGCCTGAGTTCTGCAGAGCCTTCTGCTGTCGGGATCCACCTCATCTCAGCCGGTTGCACCAGGTCTCTCAGGGGCCACCAGGGGGCGCTCGGAGCCGCCAAGCACCCAGCGCACCCTCCCGGAGCCCCGCCCCCTCCGGCTGCGGCCCCGCCCCGTCCGGCGCGGCCTCGCTCTCGCCGTTCTCGGGGCGCCCAGGACCCTAAGCTCTCGGCGTCGCCAGTTCTCCGGCCCGATCATGGGCCCCGCCGGTCGCCCCACGCTGAGGTCGCCGTCGTCGCCGCCACCTCCTCCATCGCCGCCgtcgccgctgctgctgctgctgcccctgctgcctcTGTGGCTGGGCCTGGCGGGGCCCGGGGCCGCGGCGGACGGCAGCGAGCCGGCGGCCCGGACGGGGCGGGGCGGAGCCCGCGCGGTGCGGGTGGACGTGAAGCTGCCGCGGCAGGACGCCCTGGTTTTGGAGGGCGTCAGGATCGGTCCCGAAGCCGGCCCCGAGCCGCTGCTGGGCGGCCGCCTGCTGTTGGTGAGAGCAGCCCAACCTAAACTTGCTGTGACCCTCGCAAAGACCCCGCTCTACAGAATCCGTCATCCCGAAGCAAGCTCCTAACAGCCCAGAATGCCGCGCCCCAGCAGTCAGGCTTTTGAAAACATGAGATCCATGTGTCCCTTCCAAATTCATTCCTACACCCTGACCTTGCATCCTTTGTAGCAGACCCTGACCGTCTCTTCCATCCCCCTTGCCTCCCTCTTCTTATGGCTGCCCGTCACACAGATGGACGTCGTGGATGCTGAGCAAGAGATACCCGTAGATGGCTGGATTGCAGTGGCATATGTGGGCAAAGAGCAGGCCGCCCAGTTCCACCAGGAGAATCAAGGCAGTAGCCAGAAGGCATATCCCAAGGCCCTGGTCCAGCAGGTGCAAAGGGTGTTtgcagggaaagggagaaaagaaatgttttcacaACATCTGCTATGTGATGGGGAGGTGGGAGGATGTGGATTTGCTGGGGAAAGTGGACCTGTTCTCAGAATATGTGACAGGGGGTGAAGAGAACTGCTTTGCCAggacaggtttgtttgtttttggctcctGCAGAACGGGAGGAGTGGAAGTTTCTCACACACATGATAATGTGCAAATTTCTTAAAATCAAGAATATCCTTTATGTAACTCTAGTGTATGGAGATCAGGAAAGTTACATCTCTAAACTGCTGTAATTAAATATTGCCTCAGTCCACAGCCATCTTGGGTTACCTTTGGCTGTCGTATCTCTTCTGCCTCTAAAACCGTCCCTTAGCCGTGGCTTGACTTCGGAGAGCTTGTGGCTTGACTATGCAGAGGTCAGGCTTCCGAGAGCTGGGGCCACAGCTAAGGCAGGCCTGTGGTGGCAGCCTCTCACCTTCTGTCTTCCCTTGCAGATGCGCCGAGCCCTCTTCCTGGGAGCCTCTGCCCTGCTTCTCCTCATCTTAAACCATAGTGTGGTCCGAGAGGTAAACTGGAGTGGACTGTGAGGGTGAGCAGGTGAGGGGCTGGGCCCCAAAGCCTGCTGACCTCCTTGTCTCCTGCAGTTGGACATATCACAGCTTCTGCTGAGGCCAGTAATTGTTCT
This genomic window from Meriones unguiculatus strain TT.TT164.6M chromosome 12, Bangor_MerUng_6.1, whole genome shotgun sequence contains:
- the Rnf215 gene encoding RING finger protein 215 isoform X3, giving the protein MGPAGRPTLRSPSSPPPPPSPPSPLLLLLPLLPLWLGLAGPGAAADGSEPAARTGRGGARAVRVDVKLPRQDALVLEGVRIGPEAGPEPLLGGRLLLMDVVDAEQEIPVDGWIAVAYVGKEQAAQFHQENQGSSQKAYPKALVQQMRRALFLGASALLLLILNHSVVRELDISQLLLRPVIVLHYSSNVTKLLEALLRSPCSSYGTPSCLWPCSCAQALWFRPSGRHQDRTSRSLEARWEPDCGSPPAQSPWACNTVAILFPQGDLFKRRVVQRLASLKTRRCRLSRAAHSLPEAGTDTCAVCLDNFCNKQWLRVLPCKHEFHRDCVDPWLMLQQTCPLCKFNVLGNHYSDD